In Falco biarmicus isolate bFalBia1 chromosome 7, bFalBia1.pri, whole genome shotgun sequence, a single window of DNA contains:
- the PPCDC gene encoding phosphopantothenoylcysteine decarboxylase isoform X1 has translation MDPPQLSSRAPPLPSVLPGPTEDEMQNTVVMSLVFPKQVARSQFSAGLNLHKASEENQFSSTAALVKRALETTGKAQHFSHTSFLGFISFYVNFHLSTSGGTASAGMPRRRVPNSHVGGWLWCEVPTGSLAEQVSDGRWAPPPHPWGAPAWFRGASLPPHPSTGANGSLSQLSMPPWRAEGKRCSLACASKEQPPSRIGGASLEGAAPGVMGKPQTKEGIMPKMSCRWQEPLGIRKAEAGVSKAGGFAPKNLPASAADGHLPGGAACPLLCQLLPACIEPVSTAATCVWEELMGVTAGMGGLGVFCMFFGLQMC, from the coding sequence ATGGACCCCCCTCAGCTGAGCTCCAGGGCTCCCCCTCTCCCGAGTGTCCTGCCAGGCCCCACAGAGgatgaaatgcaaaacaccGTGGTTATGAGTTTGGTTTTTCCCAAGCAGGTAGCAAGATCTCAGTTCTCTGCTGGTCTCAATCTGCACAAAGCTTCAGaggaaaatcagttttcttccaCTGCAGCTCTAGTGAAAAGGGCTTTGGAAACGACCGGCAAAGCGCAACACTTTTCTCATAcctcttttcttggttttatctcattttatgttaattttcaCCTTTCCACGAGTGGTGGGACTGCCTCCGCAGGCATGCCCAGGCGACGGGTGCCCAACAGTCATGTAGGCGGATGGCTGTGGTGCGAGGTGCCCACAGGCTCTTTGGCAGAGCAGGTCTCTGATGGCAGATGGGCTCCTCCACCCCATCCTTGGGGGGCACCCGCGTGGTTCAGGGGTGCCTCTttgcctccccaccccagcactggAGCCAACGGATCCCTATCTCAGCTCAGCATGCCTCCCTGGAGGGCAGAAGGGAAGCGATGCTCCCTGGCCTGTGCCAGCAAGGAGCAGCCACCCAGCCGGATCGGTGGGGCGAGCTTGGAAGGAGCGGCCCCAGGGGTGATGGGGAAGCCGCAGACGAAGGAGGGGATCATGCCCAAGATGAGCTGTCGTTGGCAAGAGCCCCTTGGAATTAGGAAGGCCGAGGCAGGTGTTTCCAAGGCAGGCGGGTTTGCTCCAAAAAACCTCCCAGCTTCTGCGGCAGATGGCCACCTTCCCGGCGGGGCAGCTTGCccgctcctctgccagctcctgcccgcATGCATTGAACCCGTGTCAACGGCGGCCACATGTGTTTGGGAGGAGCTGATGGGTGTCACCGCAGGAatgggggggttgggggtattttgcatgttttttggGTTACAAATGTGTTAA
- the PPCDC gene encoding phosphopantothenoylcysteine decarboxylase isoform X2 — MEPFSPPELGLPAEKSSPVPEKKYHVLVGVTGSVAALKLPLLITELLKITGLEVKVVTTERAKHFYDVQEIPVTLYSDEDEWQLWKGRSDPVLHIELRRWADLMLVAPLDANTLAKLANGICDNLLTCVIRAWDLSKPLLFCPAMNTAMWEHPITAQQVEQLKGFGYTEIPCVVKKLVCGDEASLLPQSIPPSWTTAGQEILAWLQHHPHPHCVPSSSEGTAAQRPGKDQCGTWEPAAPLRFVNWK; from the exons ATGGAGCCCTTCTCCCCACCAGAACTAGGGCTTCCTGCAGAAAAGAGCTCACCTGTGCCGGAGAAAAAATACCATGTCCTGGTGGGTGTGACGGGAAGTGTGGCTGCCCTGAAGCTGCCTCTCCTTATCACCGAATTGCTGAAAATCACTGGG CTCGAAGTGAAGGTGGTCACTACTGAGAGAGCAAAGCATTTCTATGATGTCCAGGAGATTCCTGTCACCCTCTATAGCGACGAAGATGAATGGCAG CTGTGGAAAGGTCGTTCGGACCCAGTCCTGCACATTGAGCTTAGGCGGTGGGCTGACCTTATGTTGGTGGCACCTCTTGATGCAAACACGCTGGCAAAGCTTGCAAATGGCATCTGTGACAACCTGCTG ACTTGTGTCATCCGTGCTTGGGATCTGAGCAAACCTCTGCTCTTCTGCCCTGCTATGAACACGGCCATGTGGGAGCATCCCATCACAGCTCAGCAGGtggagcagctgaaaggctTTGGCTACACAGAGATCCCCTGTGTGGTGAAGAAACTAGTGTGTGGAGATGAAG catccctcctcccccagagcATCCCTCCAAGCTGGACCACCGCAGGGCAGGAGATCCTGGCATGGCTGCAGCATCACCCCCATCCCCACTGTGTCCCCAGCTCCTCAGAGGGGACCGCGGCTCAGAGGCCAGGCAAGGACCAGTGCGGGACATGGGAACCAGCAGCACCCCTGCGGTTTgtaaactggaaataa
- the PPCDC gene encoding phosphopantothenoylcysteine decarboxylase isoform X4: protein MIRMGSGWGKLFPLWKGRSDPVLHIELRRWADLMLVAPLDANTLAKLANGICDNLLTCVIRAWDLSKPLLFCPAMNTAMWEHPITAQQVEQLKGFGYTEIPCVVKKLVCGDEASLLPQSIPPSWTTAGQEILAWLQHHPHPHCVPSSSEGTAAQRPGKDQCGTWEPAAPLRFVNWK, encoded by the exons ATGATAAGAATGGGAAGTGGATGGGGAAAGCTCTTTCCT CTGTGGAAAGGTCGTTCGGACCCAGTCCTGCACATTGAGCTTAGGCGGTGGGCTGACCTTATGTTGGTGGCACCTCTTGATGCAAACACGCTGGCAAAGCTTGCAAATGGCATCTGTGACAACCTGCTG ACTTGTGTCATCCGTGCTTGGGATCTGAGCAAACCTCTGCTCTTCTGCCCTGCTATGAACACGGCCATGTGGGAGCATCCCATCACAGCTCAGCAGGtggagcagctgaaaggctTTGGCTACACAGAGATCCCCTGTGTGGTGAAGAAACTAGTGTGTGGAGATGAAG catccctcctcccccagagcATCCCTCCAAGCTGGACCACCGCAGGGCAGGAGATCCTGGCATGGCTGCAGCATCACCCCCATCCCCACTGTGTCCCCAGCTCCTCAGAGGGGACCGCGGCTCAGAGGCCAGGCAAGGACCAGTGCGGGACATGGGAACCAGCAGCACCCCTGCGGTTTgtaaactggaaataa
- the PPCDC gene encoding phosphopantothenoylcysteine decarboxylase isoform X3, with protein MEPFSPPELGLPAEKSSPVPEKKYHVLVGVTGSVAALKLPLLITELLKITGLEVKVVTTERAKHFYDVQEIPVTLYSDEDEWQLWKGRSDPVLHIELRRWADLMLVAPLDANTLAKLANGICDNLLTCVIRAWDLSKPLLFCPAMNTAMWEHPITAQQVEQLKGFGYTEIPCVVKKLVCGDEGQGAMAEVWTIVESVKRILEERDLPTQS; from the exons ATGGAGCCCTTCTCCCCACCAGAACTAGGGCTTCCTGCAGAAAAGAGCTCACCTGTGCCGGAGAAAAAATACCATGTCCTGGTGGGTGTGACGGGAAGTGTGGCTGCCCTGAAGCTGCCTCTCCTTATCACCGAATTGCTGAAAATCACTGGG CTCGAAGTGAAGGTGGTCACTACTGAGAGAGCAAAGCATTTCTATGATGTCCAGGAGATTCCTGTCACCCTCTATAGCGACGAAGATGAATGGCAG CTGTGGAAAGGTCGTTCGGACCCAGTCCTGCACATTGAGCTTAGGCGGTGGGCTGACCTTATGTTGGTGGCACCTCTTGATGCAAACACGCTGGCAAAGCTTGCAAATGGCATCTGTGACAACCTGCTG ACTTGTGTCATCCGTGCTTGGGATCTGAGCAAACCTCTGCTCTTCTGCCCTGCTATGAACACGGCCATGTGGGAGCATCCCATCACAGCTCAGCAGGtggagcagctgaaaggctTTGGCTACACAGAGATCCCCTGTGTGGTGAAGAAACTAGTGTGTGGAGATGAAG GTCAAGGTGCCATGGCAGAAGTGTGGACCATTGTGGAGAGCGTGAAAAGGATCCTTGAAGAACGGGACTTGCCAACGCAGAGCTGA